A genome region from Lates calcarifer isolate ASB-BC8 unplaced genomic scaffold, TLL_Latcal_v3 _unitig_267_quiver_913, whole genome shotgun sequence includes the following:
- the LOC108893008 gene encoding glutathione S-transferase A, translating into MAKDMTLLWGSGSPPCWRVIIALEEKNLQGYNQKLLSFEKMEHKSPEVMKMNPRGQLPAFKHGNFVLNESYGACMYLESQFKSQGNKLTPDCPAEQAMMYQRMFEGLTLGQKMGDVIYYNWKVPEGERHDSALKRNREALAAELKLWEGYLQKGPGPFLAGKTFSLADVTVYPGIAYLFRFGLSEERYPKLAEYYNSLKDRPSIKASWPPTWKENPQGQDTLKDI; encoded by the exons ATGGCCAAGGACATGACTCTTCTCTGGGGCTCCGGCTCTCCTCCCTGCTGGAGGGTGATAATCGCCCTGGAAGAGAAGAACCTCCAGGGCTACAACCAAAAACTGCTCTCCTTTGAGAAAATGGAGCACAAGTCCCCAGAAGTCATGAAAATGAATCCCAGGGGACAG CTTCCTGCCTTCAAACATGGGAACTTTGTCCTGAACGAGTCCTACGGTGCCTGCATGTACCTGGAG AGCCAGTTCAAGTCCCAGGGAAACAAGCTGACCCCCGACTGCCCCGCTGAGCAGGCAATGATGTACCAGCGCATGTTTGAGGGTCTCACGCTCGGCCAGAAAATGG ggGACGTTATCTATTACAACTGGAAGGTCCCAGAGGGGGAGAGACACGACTCTGctctgaagagaaacagagaggctCTGGCTGCTGAGCTCAAGCTGTGGGAGGGATACCTGCAGAAG GGACCAGGCCCTTTCCTGGCAGGAAAGACCTTTTCACTGGCTGATGTGACTGTTTATCCAGGCATTGCATATCTCTTCCGTTTTGG GTTATCAGAGGAGCGTTACCCTAAACTGGCAGAGTACTACAACTCTCTGAAGGACAGACCCAGCAT